One Neoarius graeffei isolate fNeoGra1 chromosome 16, fNeoGra1.pri, whole genome shotgun sequence DNA segment encodes these proteins:
- the rnmt gene encoding mRNA cap guanine-N7 methyltransferase isoform X2 yields the protein MMAEDSRLNSADGGNGTLQDQSPLKRKQRDDDDDESVSANKKLDTGEGHSQKVATHYNALQELGLAERSKSRIVHMRNFNNWLKSVLIGEILDTVRRDRRDMCVLDLGCGKGGDLLKWRKGRISKLVCADIAGVSVDQCQQRYAEMKRRSHPNERIFAAEFITADCSRELLSEKLSDPELQFDVCSCQFVYHYSFESHQQADIMLRNACERLRPGGFFIGTTPDAYELVKRLEQSDSNSFGNEVYRVTFQKKGEYPLFGCQYDFHLEGVVDVPEFLVYFPLFVEMAKKYNMRLVYKKTFHQFFEEKIKDERNRTLMQRMQALEQYPADDRGRLVCDGVGEYEYAKRRAQSTGVSLPLGTLSRSEWEATSIYLVYVFEKTA from the exons ATGATGGCGGAAGACTCGA GATTAAATTCAGCAGACGGAGGAAACGGGACGCTTCAGGACCAGAGTCCGCTGAAGAGGAAGCagcgtgatgatgatgatgacgagtcTGTGTCTGCTAATAAAAAGCTG gacACTGGGGAAGGTCACAGTCAGAAGGTGGCCACACACTACAACGCTCTGCAGGAGCTCGGCCTGGCGGAGCGCAGCAAGAGCCGAATCGTCCACATGCGCAACTTCAACAACTGGCTGAAGAGTGTTTTGATTG gtgagATCCTGGACACGGTGCGGCGTGACAGGAGGGACATGTGTGTGCTGGACCTGGGCTGTGGTAAAGGAGGAGATCTGCTGAAGTGGAGGAAAGGACGCATCAGCAAGCTGGTGTGTGCAG ACATTGCGGGTGTGTCAGTAGATCAGTGTCAGCAGCGTTACGCTGAGATGAAGAGGAGGAGCCACCCCAACGAGCGCATCTTCGCTGCAGAGTTCATCACTGCTGACTGCTCCAGG gagctgCTGAGTGAGAAGCTGAGTGACCCCGAGCTGCAGTTCGATGTGTGTAGTTGTCAGTTTGTGTATCATTACTCGTTTGAGAGCCACCAGCAGGCCGACATCATGCTGAGGAACGCCTGCGAGAGGCTCCGCCCCGGGGGATTCTTCATCGGGACCACACCCGACGCCTACGAGCTGGT gaagcgACTGGAGCAGTCGGATTCCAACAGCTTTGGGAACGAGGTGTACCGCGTGACGTTCCAGAAGAAAGGCGAATATCCGCTGTTCGGCTGCCAGTACGACTTCCACCTGGAGGGGGTTGTGGACGTGCCCGAGTTCCTGGTGTATTTCCCACTGTTTGTGGA AATGGCGAAGAAGTACAACATGCGTCTGGTGTATAAAAAAACCTTCCATCAGTTCTTTGAGGAGAAGATAAAGGACGAGAGGAACAGGACCCTCATGCAGAGGATGCAGGCGCTCGAG CAATACCCAGCAGATGACAGAGGCAGGTTGGTGTGTGACGGTGTGGGGGAGTATGAGTACGCCAAGAGGAGAGCACAGAGCACCGGGGTCTCCCTGCCACtg GGGACGCTGTCCAGGTCGGAGTGGGAGGCTACAA GTATCTACCTGGTGTACGTGTTTGAGAAGACGGCCTGA
- the rnmt gene encoding mRNA cap guanine-N7 methyltransferase isoform X1, with translation MMAEDSSECCEAKGLNSADGGNGTLQDQSPLKRKQRDDDDDESVSANKKLDTGEGHSQKVATHYNALQELGLAERSKSRIVHMRNFNNWLKSVLIGEILDTVRRDRRDMCVLDLGCGKGGDLLKWRKGRISKLVCADIAGVSVDQCQQRYAEMKRRSHPNERIFAAEFITADCSRELLSEKLSDPELQFDVCSCQFVYHYSFESHQQADIMLRNACERLRPGGFFIGTTPDAYELVKRLEQSDSNSFGNEVYRVTFQKKGEYPLFGCQYDFHLEGVVDVPEFLVYFPLFVEMAKKYNMRLVYKKTFHQFFEEKIKDERNRTLMQRMQALEQYPADDRGRLVCDGVGEYEYAKRRAQSTGVSLPLGTLSRSEWEATSIYLVYVFEKTA, from the exons ATGATGGCGGAAGACTCGAGTGAGTGCTGTGAAGCTAAAG GATTAAATTCAGCAGACGGAGGAAACGGGACGCTTCAGGACCAGAGTCCGCTGAAGAGGAAGCagcgtgatgatgatgatgacgagtcTGTGTCTGCTAATAAAAAGCTG gacACTGGGGAAGGTCACAGTCAGAAGGTGGCCACACACTACAACGCTCTGCAGGAGCTCGGCCTGGCGGAGCGCAGCAAGAGCCGAATCGTCCACATGCGCAACTTCAACAACTGGCTGAAGAGTGTTTTGATTG gtgagATCCTGGACACGGTGCGGCGTGACAGGAGGGACATGTGTGTGCTGGACCTGGGCTGTGGTAAAGGAGGAGATCTGCTGAAGTGGAGGAAAGGACGCATCAGCAAGCTGGTGTGTGCAG ACATTGCGGGTGTGTCAGTAGATCAGTGTCAGCAGCGTTACGCTGAGATGAAGAGGAGGAGCCACCCCAACGAGCGCATCTTCGCTGCAGAGTTCATCACTGCTGACTGCTCCAGG gagctgCTGAGTGAGAAGCTGAGTGACCCCGAGCTGCAGTTCGATGTGTGTAGTTGTCAGTTTGTGTATCATTACTCGTTTGAGAGCCACCAGCAGGCCGACATCATGCTGAGGAACGCCTGCGAGAGGCTCCGCCCCGGGGGATTCTTCATCGGGACCACACCCGACGCCTACGAGCTGGT gaagcgACTGGAGCAGTCGGATTCCAACAGCTTTGGGAACGAGGTGTACCGCGTGACGTTCCAGAAGAAAGGCGAATATCCGCTGTTCGGCTGCCAGTACGACTTCCACCTGGAGGGGGTTGTGGACGTGCCCGAGTTCCTGGTGTATTTCCCACTGTTTGTGGA AATGGCGAAGAAGTACAACATGCGTCTGGTGTATAAAAAAACCTTCCATCAGTTCTTTGAGGAGAAGATAAAGGACGAGAGGAACAGGACCCTCATGCAGAGGATGCAGGCGCTCGAG CAATACCCAGCAGATGACAGAGGCAGGTTGGTGTGTGACGGTGTGGGGGAGTATGAGTACGCCAAGAGGAGAGCACAGAGCACCGGGGTCTCCCTGCCACtg GGGACGCTGTCCAGGTCGGAGTGGGAGGCTACAA GTATCTACCTGGTGTACGTGTTTGAGAAGACGGCCTGA